In the Longimicrobiales bacterium genome, AACGCGCTCGAGCGTTTCAAAGACATGCCGGGGTACTTACAGGTGTTGCCGGGCCATGGCGCCGGGTCCGCATGTGGCAAGGCGCTCGGGTCGGTCCCGTCCTCGACCCTAGGGTACGAGAGGCTCGTGAATTGGGCGTTTCAGGTGGACGGCGAGGACGACTTCGTTTCCAAGGTGTTAGAGGACCAGCCTGAGCCACCGGCCTACTTCGCTGAAATGAAGCGAATGAACCGCGACGGTCCGGCCATCCTCGATCGGCTACCGGAGCCGACTCCCATGGCTCCCGAGGATCTCCATGGGCTGCTCGCGGAAGGCGGCATCGTAGTTGATACACGATCGCGAGATCGATTTGCCCAAGGCCACATACCAGGCACGATCAACGTTCCGCTGGACAAAGGGTTTCCGAATTGGTGCGGGTGGATGTTACCGTACGACCGACCCATCTGCTTCATCGTGGATGAGGAGGGCCAAGCCAATGAAGCTGCTCGCGATCTTGCGTTTATCGGGATCGATCACTCGGCGGGGTACTTCGACGCGGCGGCACTGGAGTATTGGGCCGCCAACCATGGTCCTCTCGAGATGACGACTGTCATCGACTGGGAGGCCGCCGAGCTGGCAATGGCTGAGGAAGATGCGTTCCTGCTCGACGTGAGGAAGCTCATGGAGTGGAACGAAGGGCACGCTCCAGGCGCCACACATATCCACCTGGGGCACCTCCGAGGGCGCTCGAAA is a window encoding:
- a CDS encoding MBL fold metallo-hydrolase, which encodes MLLRRFYDDKLAQASYMIGCQANGQAIVIDPHRDTDVYLEAADEEGLEITYVSETHIHADYLSGSRQLAKKTGAKLLLSGEGDDSWQYRFVDEDGAKLLHDGDEVKLGNIVIKVFHTPGHTPEHISFMVVDGAASSEPMGLLTGDFIFVGDVGRPDLLEKAAGVADTMEAGARVLYNALERFKDMPGYLQVLPGHGAGSACGKALGSVPSSTLGYERLVNWAFQVDGEDDFVSKVLEDQPEPPAYFAEMKRMNRDGPAILDRLPEPTPMAPEDLHGLLAEGGIVVDTRSRDRFAQGHIPGTINVPLDKGFPNWCGWMLPYDRPICFIVDEEGQANEAARDLAFIGIDHSAGYFDAAALEYWAANHGPLEMTTVIDWEAAELAMAEEDAFLLDVRKLMEWNEGHAPGATHIHLGHLRGRSKEVPLDRPVLLYCRTGHRSGIGTSVLQAEGFTDVRNIDGGIVDRSKRGLPIG